In one window of Nicotiana tabacum cultivar K326 chromosome 12, ASM71507v2, whole genome shotgun sequence DNA:
- the LOC107819831 gene encoding uncharacterized protein LOC107819831, translating into MLSRRLTQWSKEDIGDVFDQVQYWKNKMQDLEKSDLNNSNDHSRIELNKGQVEYIRWMGMQDAILRQKAKVNWFEEGGANTKYFHSTIRDRRRRLQIHRIKDHRGQWIKGDSNIGKAAVHHFQQFFNIKHHFKDQDIINCIPQCINDDDNETLTAIPDIEEIRDVVFNISPTSAAGPDGYNGKFFQTCWDIIKD; encoded by the coding sequence ATGCTTAGTAGAAGGCTGACTCAATGGTCTAAAGAAGACATTGGCGATGTCTTTGATCAAGTCCAGTATTGGAAAAATAAAATGCAAGACCTTGAGAAAAGTGATCTAAATAACAGTAATGATCACTCTAGGATTGAATTGAATAAAGGCCAAGTTGAATACATTAGATGGATGGGGATGCAGGATGCCATTCTCAGGCAGAAAGCTAAGGTGAATTGGTTTGAAGAAGGTGGCGCTAATACTAAATATTTCCATAGCACCATTAGAGATAGAAGGAGAAGATTACAAATTCACAGAATTAAAGACCACAGAGGTCAATGGATTAAAGGAGATTCTAACATTGGCAAAGCAGCTGTTCACCACTTTCAACAGTTCTTTAATATCAAACACCACTTCAaggatcaagatatcatcaattgTATCCCTCAATGTAttaatgatgatgataatgaaaCCCTTACTGCCATTCCTGATATTGAAGAGATTAGAGATGTTGTATTCAACATAAGTCCTACTAGTGCAGCTGGGCCGGATGGCTATAATGGGAAATTCTTTCAAACATGCTGGGACATCATTAAGGACTGA